The following are encoded together in the Oceanispirochaeta sp. genome:
- a CDS encoding iron-sulfur cluster assembly protein yields the protein MEDSLKDKKEIENTFFEQMGEIYDPEIMAPITDLGLIYRVELIDAKTVEVDFTLTYPGCPWGPVLEKSIRKTLKRKNEWLEEVITSMVFDPPWQVQFAKEELRVAMGYPI from the coding sequence ATGGAAGATTCCCTAAAAGATAAGAAAGAGATTGAGAATACGTTTTTTGAGCAGATGGGAGAGATCTATGATCCCGAGATCATGGCACCTATCACCGACCTGGGATTGATCTATCGGGTAGAACTCATTGATGCGAAGACTGTAGAGGTGGATTTCACCCTGACCTACCCCGGTTGCCCCTGGGGGCCGGTCCTGGAAAAATCGATTCGCAAGACTCTGAAAAGAAAGAATGAATGGCTGGAAGAGGTCATAACTTCGATGGTCTTTGATCCACCCTGGCAGGTGCAGTTTGCCAAGGAAGAACTCAGGGTAGCCATGGGCTACCCCATATAG
- a CDS encoding NAD(P)H-dependent oxidoreductase, whose protein sequence is MSVCIVLAHADSSSLSSQIFMELSTLLESKGGEVFKQDLYKDKFDPVLPLDELMRRMSLDPLVTRYSTELGNSDRIVVIHPDWWSGPPAILKGWVDRLFRPGTAYDEIRDFLGGEADFVPLLTGKRVDVIVLSHRDVSSNPLLKFWKEDVFGWCGVTDFKLHHLTDIGDKEPGEIGDWKRAVVSKISDNNKLQIS, encoded by the coding sequence ATGTCTGTTTGTATTGTTCTGGCTCATGCCGACTCATCATCCCTGTCTTCTCAGATCTTTATGGAACTTTCTACTCTTCTGGAATCAAAGGGGGGTGAGGTCTTCAAACAGGATCTATACAAGGATAAATTCGACCCGGTTCTGCCACTGGATGAACTCATGAGGCGGATGTCCCTGGACCCCCTGGTGACGCGTTACTCCACCGAGCTGGGTAACTCAGACAGGATTGTCGTCATTCATCCGGACTGGTGGTCCGGTCCTCCTGCCATCCTCAAGGGTTGGGTGGACCGTTTATTCCGTCCCGGCACGGCCTATGATGAGATCCGTGACTTTTTGGGGGGCGAGGCGGATTTCGTACCTTTACTCACAGGGAAGCGGGTGGATGTTATTGTCCTGTCCCACAGGGATGTCTCCTCCAACCCTCTGTTGAAATTCTGGAAAGAGGATGTCTTTGGATGGTGCGGCGTGACAGACTTTAAACTGCATCATCTGACGGACATCGGAGATAAAGAGCCAGGGGAGATCGGAGACTGGAAGCGGGCGGTGGTCAGCAAAATTTCAGATAATAATAAATTACAGATATCTTGA